Proteins encoded in a region of the Enoplosus armatus isolate fEnoArm2 chromosome 16, fEnoArm2.hap1, whole genome shotgun sequence genome:
- the LOC139298843 gene encoding apolipoprotein A-IV-like isoform X2 — MKVLVVLALAVFTGCNANLVWQNQPKRQVDMVKDAFWDYVAKATMTAEDSLKQIRRSQLGQEVNTLISDSTDAVNQLTDALRTQVAPLTQDLMSRFSQEADRLKTRLEKDLTAVGSRLQPYAEELVADLQRQVEELKKDAAPYANTMDPEALKAVLLQKSQELKGQLDKSVNQLQAQMVPYTEEMREKMEQSLEEFQRSMIPLAQSFETQLNQKTQEIQQNLAPYGEELRAKLDADAQKLKKQLAALWKSFTKLTQ, encoded by the exons ATGAAGGTCCTCGTGGTGCTCGCCCTCGCTGTTTTCACTG GTTGCAATGCCAACCTTGTGTGGCAAAACCAGCCCAAGCGCCAGGTCGACATGGTGAAAGATGCTTTCTGGGACTACGTTGCCAAGGCAACCATGACCGCCGAGGACTCCCTGAAGCAGATTAGACGATCCCAGCTGGGCCAGGAAGTGAA caccCTCATCTCTGACAGCACCGACGCCGTCAACCAGCTCACCGACGCTCTCCGTACCCAGGTGGCTCCTCTGACCCAGGACCTCATGTCTAGGTTTTCCCAGGAGGCCGACCGGCTGAAGACCCGTCTGGAGAAAGATCTGACCGCTGTGGGATCCCGCCTGCAGCCCTACGCCGAGGAGCTGGTCGCTGACCTCCAGAggcaggtggaggagctgaagaaggatGCGGCCCCCTACGCCAACACCATGGACCCCGAGGCCCTGAAGGCTGTCCTGCTGCAGAAGAGCCAGGAGCTGAAGGGGCAGCTGGATAAGAGCGTGAACCAGCTTCAGGCCCAGATGGTCCCCTACACCGAGGAGATGAGGGAGAAGATGGAGCAGAGCCTGGAGGAGTTTCAGAGGAGCATGATCCCACTGGCCCAGAGCTTTGAGACCCAGCTGAACCAGAAAACCCAGGAGATCCAGCAGAACCTGGCTCCATACGGAGAGGAGCTGAGGGCCAAGCTGGATGCCGACGCCCAGAAGCTGAAGAAACAGCTGGCTGCTCTGTGGAAATCCTTCACAAAGCTGACCCAGTGA
- the LOC139298843 gene encoding apolipoprotein A-IV-like isoform X1, with protein MKVLVVLALAVFTAGCNANLVWQNQPKRQVDMVKDAFWDYVAKATMTAEDSLKQIRRSQLGQEVNTLISDSTDAVNQLTDALRTQVAPLTQDLMSRFSQEADRLKTRLEKDLTAVGSRLQPYAEELVADLQRQVEELKKDAAPYANTMDPEALKAVLLQKSQELKGQLDKSVNQLQAQMVPYTEEMREKMEQSLEEFQRSMIPLAQSFETQLNQKTQEIQQNLAPYGEELRAKLDADAQKLKKQLAALWKSFTKLTQ; from the exons ATGAAGGTCCTCGTGGTGCTCGCCCTCGCTGTTTTCACTG CAGGTTGCAATGCCAACCTTGTGTGGCAAAACCAGCCCAAGCGCCAGGTCGACATGGTGAAAGATGCTTTCTGGGACTACGTTGCCAAGGCAACCATGACCGCCGAGGACTCCCTGAAGCAGATTAGACGATCCCAGCTGGGCCAGGAAGTGAA caccCTCATCTCTGACAGCACCGACGCCGTCAACCAGCTCACCGACGCTCTCCGTACCCAGGTGGCTCCTCTGACCCAGGACCTCATGTCTAGGTTTTCCCAGGAGGCCGACCGGCTGAAGACCCGTCTGGAGAAAGATCTGACCGCTGTGGGATCCCGCCTGCAGCCCTACGCCGAGGAGCTGGTCGCTGACCTCCAGAggcaggtggaggagctgaagaaggatGCGGCCCCCTACGCCAACACCATGGACCCCGAGGCCCTGAAGGCTGTCCTGCTGCAGAAGAGCCAGGAGCTGAAGGGGCAGCTGGATAAGAGCGTGAACCAGCTTCAGGCCCAGATGGTCCCCTACACCGAGGAGATGAGGGAGAAGATGGAGCAGAGCCTGGAGGAGTTTCAGAGGAGCATGATCCCACTGGCCCAGAGCTTTGAGACCCAGCTGAACCAGAAAACCCAGGAGATCCAGCAGAACCTGGCTCCATACGGAGAGGAGCTGAGGGCCAAGCTGGATGCCGACGCCCAGAAGCTGAAGAAACAGCTGGCTGCTCTGTGGAAATCCTTCACAAAGCTGACCCAGTGA
- the LOC139299091 gene encoding apolipoprotein A-IV-like has translation MKVLVVLALAVFSVCNANMLWQEPPKSSMDMVKDAFWDYVAKATLTAEDSLQQIRQSELGQEVNARISQSADTVNQYVVALRTQVAPLTQDFMTQFSQQAEQLKTRLEKDLTAVSTNLQPYAEEMVAHLQRQVEELKKEAAPYADAMDAEALKAILLQKSQELKGQLDQSVNQLQAQMVPYTEEMKEKMEQSLEEFQRSMIPLAQSFETQLNQKTQEIQQNLAPYGEELKAKLDASTQDLQAQLAVLLESFTKKTQ, from the exons ATGAAGGTACTTGTGGTTCTCGCACTTGCTGTTTTCTCTG TTTgcaatgccaacatgctgtGGCAGGAGCCGCCCAAAAGCAGCATGGACATGGTGAAAGATGCTTTTTGGGACTACGTTGCTAAAGCGACACTCACTGCTGAGGACTCCCTGCAGCAGATCAGACAGTCTGAGCtgggacaggaagtgaa TGCCAGGATCTCTCAGAGCGCTGACACAGTGAATCAGTACGTTGTGGCTCTGCGTACTCAGGTGGCTCCTCTGACCCAGGACTTCATGACTCAGTTTTCCCAGCAGGCCGAGCAGCTGAAGACCCGTCTGGAGAAAGATCTGACCGCCGTGAGCACTAACCTGCAGCCCTACGCCGAGGAGATGGTGGCCCACCTCCAGAggcaggtggaggagctgaagaaggaggCGGCCCCCTACGCCGACGCCATGGACGCCGAGGCCCTGAAGGCCATCCTGCTGCAGAAGAGCCAGGAGCTGAAGGGGCAGCTGGATCAGAGCGTGAACCAGCTTCAGGCCCAGATGGTCCCCTACAccgaggagatgaaggagaagatggagcAGAGCCTGGAGGAGTTTCAGAGGAGCATGATCCCCCTGGCCCAGAGCTTTGAGACCCAGCTGAACCAGAAAACCCAGGAGATCCAGCAGAATCTGGCTCCATACGGAGAGGAGCTGAAGGCCAAGCTGGACGCCAGCACTCAGGACCTGCAGGCTCAGCTGGCCGTTCTGTTGGAGTCTTTCACTAAGAAGACCCAGTAA